A single region of the Bacteroides luhongzhouii genome encodes:
- a CDS encoding lipopolysaccharide biosynthesis protein: MSENQSLKEKTAKGLFWGGFSNGIQQLLTLVFGVFLGRLLTPSDYGMVGMLSIFSLIASSIQESGFTAALVTRKEVTHKDYNAVFWFNISISLCLYLVLFLCAPLIADFYKTPELKPLARYAFTGFVIASLGISHSAYLQRNLMIKQRSLSMVIGVTISGIAGVTLAYLGFSYWGYATQGIVYVAVNTACNWYFSSWRPTFEFNLAPIKQMFGFSGKLLITNIFNHINNNLFSVILGKFYTEKEVGYYNQANKWCTMGQSFISGMINGVAQPVLTKVSDDLERQKRVFRKMLRFTAFVSFPAMLGLSIISQELITIAITDKWHSSISIMQILCISGAFIPIAGLYQQLIISKGKSHIYMWNTIVLGIILLTSVLLAHSHGIYAMLAVYVSINILWILTWHFFVQQEIGLKLHHALADILPYALIAATVMVITYYSTRSIENIYLRLASKIALAAALYVAAMWGSRSVTFKESIQYFIKKKTHEPK; this comes from the coding sequence ATGAGCGAGAATCAGTCACTAAAAGAGAAAACAGCCAAAGGATTATTTTGGGGAGGATTCAGCAACGGCATACAGCAGCTGCTCACCCTTGTTTTCGGAGTTTTCCTCGGGCGGTTACTTACTCCTTCAGACTATGGTATGGTAGGAATGTTGTCCATTTTCTCCCTCATAGCCAGCTCAATACAAGAAAGTGGTTTCACAGCCGCCCTTGTCACTAGAAAAGAAGTGACGCATAAAGATTATAATGCCGTATTCTGGTTCAACATTTCAATCAGTCTGTGCTTGTATCTAGTGTTATTCCTGTGCGCACCACTCATTGCTGATTTTTACAAAACTCCTGAACTGAAACCGCTAGCCCGATATGCTTTCACAGGCTTTGTTATCGCTAGTTTGGGAATTTCCCACAGTGCCTATTTGCAGCGTAATCTGATGATTAAACAACGGTCTTTATCCATGGTTATCGGAGTTACCATATCCGGCATTGCCGGAGTCACACTTGCCTATCTAGGCTTCTCATATTGGGGGTATGCCACACAAGGCATAGTTTATGTAGCCGTCAATACAGCTTGCAACTGGTACTTTTCAAGTTGGCGGCCTACGTTCGAATTCAATCTCGCTCCTATAAAACAGATGTTCGGATTCAGTGGAAAACTTTTAATTACCAATATCTTCAATCACATCAACAACAACCTGTTTTCCGTGATACTGGGTAAGTTCTACACCGAAAAGGAAGTAGGATATTACAATCAGGCCAACAAATGGTGTACAATGGGGCAATCTTTCATATCGGGCATGATAAACGGAGTGGCACAGCCGGTACTCACCAAAGTGTCGGACGACCTTGAACGGCAAAAACGGGTATTTCGCAAAATGCTGCGTTTCACCGCCTTTGTCTCGTTTCCTGCCATGTTGGGATTGTCCATTATATCGCAAGAACTAATTACTATTGCCATCACCGACAAATGGCACTCCAGCATATCTATCATGCAAATACTCTGTATTAGTGGAGCTTTTATCCCTATTGCAGGACTCTATCAGCAACTCATCATCAGCAAAGGAAAATCCCACATCTATATGTGGAACACCATAGTGCTCGGCATTATTCTACTCACGAGTGTCCTTTTGGCCCATTCGCACGGAATCTATGCCATGCTTGCCGTCTACGTATCCATCAATATATTATGGATACTGACGTGGCACTTCTTCGTGCAACAGGAAATCGGACTAAAGTTGCACCATGCTTTGGCAGATATTCTTCCTTATGCTTTAATAGCCGCCACCGTTATGGTAATCACCTATTACTCCACCCGCTCCATCGAGAATATTTATCTCCGCCTGGCAAGCAAGATAGCGCTCGCAGCAGCACTTTACGTAGCCGCCATGTGGGGCAGCCGTTCGGTCACCTTTAAAGAAAGCATCCAGTACTTCATCAAAAAGAAGACACATGAACCCAAATGA
- a CDS encoding hemolysin activation protein, whose product MNMKSALVDVPVLILFFNRPQQLSQVFEQVKKARPSRLFLYQDGARNERDLPGIEACREIVSQIDWECEVERLYQEKNFGCDPSEYISQKWAFSKVDKCIVLEDDDVPSVSFFQFCKEMLDKYEHDTRISMIAGFNPEEITKDMPSDYFFTTTFSIWGWASWKRVVDQWDEFYSFLDDSFNMQQLEQLIKERKFRSDFIYMCQRHREQQKAFYETIFHASILFNSGLSIVPTRNMINNLGATADSTHFAGSVHTLPKGYRRIFTMKRYEVDFPLRHPRYVIENVAYKKSVYRIMCWDHPWIKIGRSFEELFLNLKYGNFSIITKAVKNRINKWLKRNKHH is encoded by the coding sequence ATGAATATGAAATCCGCTTTAGTAGACGTCCCGGTACTTATCCTGTTCTTCAACCGCCCGCAACAACTCTCGCAAGTGTTCGAGCAAGTGAAGAAAGCACGTCCGTCCCGGCTTTTCCTCTATCAGGACGGAGCACGAAACGAGCGCGATTTGCCCGGAATAGAAGCCTGCCGTGAAATCGTATCACAGATAGACTGGGAATGTGAAGTAGAACGCCTTTATCAGGAAAAGAATTTCGGCTGTGACCCTTCGGAATATATCTCGCAAAAATGGGCCTTCTCCAAAGTCGACAAATGCATCGTATTGGAAGACGACGACGTGCCCTCCGTCTCCTTTTTCCAATTCTGCAAGGAGATGCTGGATAAATACGAACATGACACCCGCATCAGCATGATTGCCGGATTCAACCCCGAAGAAATCACCAAGGATATGCCATCCGACTATTTCTTCACTACCACCTTTTCCATCTGGGGATGGGCGAGCTGGAAACGGGTAGTCGACCAATGGGACGAGTTTTACAGTTTCCTGGACGACTCATTCAACATGCAACAGCTTGAGCAACTCATCAAGGAACGCAAATTCCGGAGCGACTTTATCTATATGTGCCAGCGTCACCGGGAACAGCAGAAAGCCTTTTATGAAACCATCTTCCACGCCTCTATCCTGTTCAACTCCGGACTAAGCATCGTGCCTACCCGCAACATGATAAACAACCTCGGAGCAACGGCAGATTCCACCCATTTCGCTGGCTCGGTCCACACCCTGCCCAAAGGCTATCGCCGCATCTTCACCATGAAACGTTACGAAGTGGACTTTCCGCTGCGGCATCCCCGCTATGTCATTGAAAATGTAGCATACAAGAAAAGTGTCTACCGCATCATGTGTTGGGATCATCCGTGGATCAAGATAGGGCGTTCGTTCGAAGAACTGTTCCTCAACCTGAAATACGGCAATTTTTCTATCATTACGAAAGCTGTCAAAAACCGAATAAACAAATGGCTGAAAAGAAACAAGCACCATTAA
- the metG gene encoding methionine--tRNA ligase, which yields MEKKFKRTTVTSALPYANGPVHIGHLAGVYVPADIYVRYLRLKKEDVLFIGGSDEHGVPITIRAKKEGITPQDVVDRYHALIKKSFEEFGISFDVYSRTTSPTHHQLASDFFKTLYNKGEFIEKTSEQYYDEEAKTFLADRYITGECPHCHSEGAYGDQCEKCGTSLSPTDLINPKSAISGSKPVMKETKHWYLPLDKHEAWLRKWILEDHKEWRPNVYGQCKSWLDMGLQPRAVSRDLDWGIPVPVEGAEGKVLYVWFDAPIGYISNTKELLPDSWETWWKDPETRLIHFIGKDNIVFHCIVFPAMLKAEGSYILPDNVPSNEFLNLEGDKISTSRNWAVWLHEYLADFPGKQDVLRYVLTANAPETKDNDFTWKDFQARNNNELVAVYGNFVNRAMVLTQKYFDGRVPAKGELTDYDKETLKEFADVKAEVEKLLDVFKFRDAQKEAMNLARIGNKYLADTEPWKLAKTDMERVGTILNISLQLVANLAIAFDPFLPFSSEKLRKMLNMDTFEWSELGRDDLLPVGHQLNKPELLFEKIEDATIEAQVQKLLDTKKANEEANYKANPIRPNIEFDDFTKLDIRVGTILECQKVPKADKLLQFKIDDGLETRTIVSGIAKHYQPEELVGKQVCFIANLAPRKLKGIVSEGMILSAENNDGSLAVIMPGREVKPGSEVK from the coding sequence ATGGAAAAGAAATTCAAAAGAACCACCGTCACATCGGCACTTCCGTATGCGAACGGGCCTGTCCACATCGGTCACCTGGCTGGTGTATACGTACCGGCAGATATTTATGTGCGCTATCTGCGTCTGAAAAAAGAAGATGTATTATTCATCGGAGGTTCGGACGAACACGGGGTACCTATCACAATCCGTGCCAAGAAAGAAGGAATTACTCCGCAGGATGTAGTAGACCGTTATCATGCGCTGATAAAAAAATCATTCGAAGAATTCGGTATCTCATTCGACGTGTATAGCCGCACCACTTCACCGACACATCACCAACTGGCTTCGGATTTCTTCAAAACATTGTACAATAAAGGTGAATTCATCGAAAAAACGTCTGAACAATATTACGACGAGGAAGCAAAAACATTCCTTGCCGACCGTTATATCACCGGAGAATGTCCCCACTGCCATTCGGAAGGCGCTTACGGCGACCAATGCGAGAAGTGCGGAACCTCGCTTTCTCCTACGGATCTTATCAACCCGAAAAGTGCCATCAGCGGCAGCAAACCGGTAATGAAAGAAACCAAACACTGGTATCTTCCTCTCGACAAGCACGAAGCATGGCTGCGCAAATGGATTCTGGAAGATCATAAAGAATGGCGTCCCAACGTATACGGCCAATGCAAGAGCTGGCTCGACATGGGACTGCAACCACGTGCCGTGAGCCGTGACCTTGATTGGGGTATTCCTGTACCGGTAGAAGGAGCAGAAGGTAAAGTGCTCTACGTATGGTTTGACGCTCCTATCGGATACATCTCCAACACCAAAGAACTTCTCCCCGACAGCTGGGAAACATGGTGGAAGGATCCTGAAACCCGCCTGATCCACTTCATCGGAAAAGACAACATCGTGTTCCACTGCATCGTATTCCCCGCCATGCTGAAAGCAGAAGGCAGCTATATCCTGCCGGACAACGTGCCGAGCAACGAATTCCTCAACCTCGAAGGAGACAAAATCTCCACTTCCCGCAACTGGGCTGTATGGTTGCACGAATACCTGGCCGACTTTCCCGGCAAACAGGACGTACTCCGCTACGTACTGACCGCCAACGCACCGGAAACGAAAGACAACGACTTCACCTGGAAAGACTTCCAGGCACGCAATAACAACGAGCTGGTAGCCGTATACGGTAACTTCGTGAACCGTGCAATGGTATTGACTCAAAAATACTTCGACGGACGCGTGCCTGCGAAAGGTGAATTGACCGACTACGACAAAGAAACGCTGAAAGAATTTGCAGACGTAAAAGCCGAAGTGGAAAAATTGCTCGACGTATTCAAATTCCGCGACGCACAAAAAGAAGCTATGAACCTGGCACGTATCGGCAACAAATACCTGGCCGACACCGAACCGTGGAAACTGGCAAAAACAGATATGGAGCGTGTAGGTACCATCCTCAACATCTCCCTGCAACTAGTTGCCAACCTTGCCATCGCCTTCGATCCATTCCTGCCGTTCAGCTCGGAAAAACTCCGCAAAATGCTGAACATGGATACTTTCGAATGGTCTGAGCTGGGACGTGACGACCTTCTTCCTGTAGGTCACCAGTTGAACAAACCGGAATTATTGTTCGAAAAGATCGAAGACGCCACTATCGAAGCACAAGTACAAAAATTGCTTGATACAAAGAAGGCAAACGAAGAAGCCAACTACAAGGCTAATCCTATCCGTCCGAACATCGAATTCGACGACTTCACGAAACTGGATATCCGTGTAGGTACCATTCTTGAATGTCAGAAAGTGCCGAAAGCGGATAAACTGCTGCAATTCAAAATCGACGACGGACTGGAAACACGTACCATCGTATCGGGTATTGCCAAGCATTATCAACCGGAAGAACTGGTAGGCAAGCAGGTTTGCTTCATCGCCAACCTTGCTCCGCGCAAACTGAAAGGTATCGTCAGCGAAGGTATGATTCTAAGTGCCGAAAACAACGACGGCAGTCTGGCAGTTATCATGCCGGGACGTGAGGTGAAGCCGGGCAGCGAAGTAAAATAA
- a CDS encoding glycosyltransferase family 2 protein, producing the protein MHSVHPTPKFSIITVTYNAEKVLEDTILSVISQTYHHIEYIIVDGASKDGTLSIINRYRPHIHTVVSEPDKGLYDAMNKGIALASGDYLCFLNAGDCFHEDDTLQQMVHTINGSELPDVLYGETAIVDQDRHFLRMRRLSAPETLTWKSFKQGMLVCHQAFFPRHTLVEPYNLNYRFSADFDWCIRLMKKARTLHNTHLTIIDYLDEGMTTRNQKASLKERFRIMAKHYGLIDTVAHHAWFVIRAVTHR; encoded by the coding sequence ATGCATAGTGTCCATCCTACTCCCAAGTTCTCTATTATTACGGTGACGTACAATGCTGAAAAGGTATTGGAAGACACGATTCTGAGTGTTATCTCACAAACCTATCATCATATAGAATACATCATCGTAGACGGAGCTTCCAAGGATGGAACCCTCTCTATCATCAACCGCTACCGCCCGCACATACACACCGTTGTCAGCGAACCGGACAAAGGGCTGTATGACGCCATGAATAAGGGCATCGCTCTTGCCAGCGGCGATTATCTCTGTTTCCTGAATGCGGGTGACTGTTTTCACGAAGACGACACGCTGCAACAAATGGTGCACACGATCAACGGCAGCGAACTGCCCGATGTGCTCTACGGAGAAACCGCTATCGTAGACCAGGACAGACACTTCCTGCGGATGCGCAGATTGTCCGCCCCCGAAACGCTCACCTGGAAAAGCTTCAAACAGGGTATGTTAGTCTGCCATCAGGCATTCTTCCCCCGCCACACACTGGTAGAGCCCTACAACCTGAATTATCGTTTTTCTGCTGATTTCGACTGGTGCATCCGTCTTATGAAAAAAGCGCGCACCTTACACAATACCCATCTGACGATTATCGATTATCTGGATGAAGGAATGACTACCCGCAATCAGAAAGCCTCTCTCAAAGAGAGATTTCGTATCATGGCAAAGCACTACGGGCTGATTGACACCGTAGCACATCATGCATGGTTTGTGATTCGTGCGGTGACTCACCGGTAA
- a CDS encoding LicD family protein yields MNKKYTAEELDLLHAELYDILGETIRVCQKYDIPYFVIGGTAIGALYDQGILPWDDDIDIGMTRENYNKFLKVAPGELGPSYFLSWIETDPHTPYYYAKVKKNNTLFVEEMFKNVPMHPGIFVDIFPFDRIPDNKLLRQMQSGILGFLKCCLMGKEIWMWKHFGKCEIENPTNRGAFSCLLNRIVDSLFSKKAIYRMLVSVQSCFNSRNTRYYNNVMATADHVTVESIRHLQPVKFGPLTVTAPDDLEGFLRYNYPTLHRFTKEEQETVNNHYPAALSFSTTPKQEL; encoded by the coding sequence ATGAACAAGAAATATACAGCCGAAGAGCTTGATTTATTACATGCCGAACTTTACGACATATTGGGAGAAACCATCCGGGTGTGCCAGAAGTACGATATTCCCTATTTTGTGATAGGCGGCACAGCTATCGGCGCACTCTACGATCAGGGTATTCTCCCTTGGGATGATGATATAGACATCGGCATGACGCGGGAGAATTACAACAAATTCTTAAAAGTAGCACCCGGGGAGCTAGGCCCTTCCTACTTCCTTTCATGGATAGAGACAGACCCTCACACCCCCTATTACTACGCGAAGGTCAAGAAGAACAACACCCTTTTCGTAGAAGAAATGTTCAAGAACGTCCCGATGCATCCGGGCATCTTTGTAGATATCTTCCCGTTCGACAGAATCCCCGACAACAAACTGTTGCGGCAAATGCAATCCGGCATACTCGGCTTCCTCAAATGCTGCCTGATGGGAAAAGAAATATGGATGTGGAAACACTTCGGCAAATGCGAAATAGAGAACCCTACAAACCGGGGAGCCTTCTCCTGTCTCCTGAACAGAATAGTCGACTCTCTTTTCTCTAAAAAAGCAATTTACCGGATGCTGGTATCCGTGCAAAGCTGTTTCAACTCACGAAACACCCGCTACTACAACAACGTCATGGCAACCGCCGACCACGTGACCGTAGAGAGTATCCGCCACCTGCAACCGGTGAAATTCGGTCCCCTCACCGTGACCGCTCCCGATGATCTGGAAGGGTTCCTGCGATACAACTATCCGACTTTGCATCGATTTACAAAGGAAGAACAGGAAACTGTGAATAACCACTACCCTGCCGCCCTGTCATTCAGTACAACCCCAAAACAAGAACTATGA
- a CDS encoding glycosyltransferase family 4 protein, producing MAEKKQAPLKKLLTIYFYHTRLTRESYEEWKEYKFPGHILYGLPLLENYGIHSVMHKCKYFSSRLKLMFYATKEILFCKEKYDVLYATSFRGIEPVIFLRALGLYRKPIVIWHHTAVVTNPKPWREQISRLFYKGIDQMFLFSRKLIQDSQKTRKAPSHKLKLIHWGPDLPFYDHLLAEMPDRKPEGFISTGKENRDVDTLLQSFAATNEELDLYIAVSCGNINYKKILDRYSVPDSIHIHYTDGVIPYELGKLVARKSCIVICCLDFPYTVGLTTLVEAFALGIPVICSRNPNFEIDIDKEEIGITVEYNDVQGWINAIRYIAGHPEEARRMGKNARKLAEERFNLEIFSREIAESLLEISNISSKKRTFA from the coding sequence ATGGCTGAAAAGAAACAAGCACCATTAAAGAAGTTGCTTACTATTTATTTTTACCATACCCGCCTCACACGGGAAAGTTACGAGGAATGGAAAGAATATAAATTCCCCGGGCATATTTTATACGGACTTCCTCTGCTGGAAAATTACGGAATACATTCCGTAATGCACAAATGCAAATATTTCTCCAGTCGCCTGAAGCTCATGTTTTACGCCACCAAAGAGATTCTCTTCTGCAAGGAAAAATATGACGTACTCTATGCCACCTCTTTCCGAGGAATAGAACCCGTCATCTTCCTCCGTGCGCTGGGACTGTACCGCAAACCCATCGTCATCTGGCATCACACGGCCGTCGTCACCAACCCCAAACCATGGCGCGAACAAATCTCCCGCCTTTTCTACAAAGGAATCGACCAAATGTTCCTGTTCAGCCGGAAACTGATTCAGGACTCGCAGAAAACCCGGAAAGCTCCGTCCCACAAGCTTAAACTGATACATTGGGGCCCGGACCTTCCTTTCTACGACCATCTGTTGGCAGAAATGCCCGACCGGAAGCCCGAAGGATTTATCTCCACCGGCAAAGAGAACCGGGACGTGGACACCTTGCTTCAGTCATTTGCGGCAACCAACGAGGAATTGGATTTATACATTGCCGTCTCATGCGGCAACATCAACTATAAAAAGATACTCGACCGCTATTCAGTGCCCGACTCCATCCATATCCACTATACCGACGGAGTGATTCCCTACGAACTGGGAAAACTGGTAGCCCGCAAAAGCTGCATCGTGATCTGCTGTCTGGACTTCCCCTACACCGTAGGACTGACCACTCTTGTGGAAGCATTTGCCCTCGGCATCCCCGTCATCTGCTCACGCAACCCCAACTTCGAAATCGACATCGACAAGGAAGAAATCGGCATCACCGTAGAATATAACGATGTACAAGGCTGGATAAACGCTATCCGCTACATCGCCGGCCATCCCGAAGAGGCACGACGCATGGGAAAGAATGCACGCAAGCTGGCAGAAGAACGCTTCAATCTCGAAATCTTTTCGCGCGAAATAGCAGAAAGCTTACTGGAAATATCAAACATTTCCTCTAAAAAACGTACATTTGCATAA
- a CDS encoding helix-turn-helix domain-containing protein: METKDINKEEYQLRINKVTDYIHQNIDQPLSLQKMAGIACFSPFHFHRVFTILTGETPTDYIKRTRIEKAALLLKRNKELSATEIAALCGFSSLSLLSRNFRLHFNMTIREFRSLK; the protein is encoded by the coding sequence ATGGAAACGAAAGATATAAATAAGGAAGAATATCAGTTACGGATCAACAAAGTGACCGATTATATCCATCAAAACATTGACCAACCGTTATCATTACAGAAAATGGCGGGTATCGCATGCTTTTCCCCTTTCCACTTCCACCGCGTATTTACAATCCTGACCGGCGAAACGCCTACGGATTATATCAAACGCACCCGGATTGAAAAAGCAGCTCTATTATTAAAACGAAACAAGGAACTTTCCGCCACCGAAATTGCCGCCCTTTGCGGCTTTAGCAGCCTTTCGCTGTTAAGTCGCAATTTCAGGCTGCATTTCAATATGACAATCCGGGAGTTCCGGTCACTAAAATAA
- a CDS encoding glycosyltransferase family 4 protein: MRVLIINTSERIGGAAIAASRLMESLKNNGIKAKMLVRDKQTDQISVVRLKSNWLQVWKFMWERIVIWSANRFRRYHLFDVDIANTGTDITSLPEFRQADVIHLHWVNQGMLSLKDIRKILTSGKPVVWTMHDMWPCTGICHYARECKNYQQECHDCPYIYKGGGRKDLSYRTFRKKQKLYNYAPIHFVTCSQWLKEQARTSALFEGKSVTNIPNAINTNLFKPMNKKEARAKFMLPEGKKLVLFGSLKITDKRKGVDYLIEACKLLAEKHPEWKESLGVVVFGNQSQQLQEQLPFHVYPLPYIKNEHEVVNIYNAVDLFAIPSLEENLPNMIMEAMACGVPCVGFNVGGIPEMIDHLHNGYVAQYKSSEDFANGIHWILTEPEYDELSAQACRKVLGNYSESIVAKKYTDVYNKITGKYA; encoded by the coding sequence ATGAGAGTCCTGATTATAAATACATCTGAACGAATAGGAGGAGCGGCCATTGCAGCAAGCCGGTTGATGGAGTCACTGAAAAACAACGGTATCAAAGCCAAAATGCTGGTGCGTGACAAACAAACCGACCAAATCAGTGTGGTCCGCTTAAAAAGTAACTGGCTACAAGTGTGGAAATTCATGTGGGAACGGATCGTTATTTGGAGTGCCAATCGTTTCCGCCGATACCATCTGTTCGATGTTGATATTGCCAACACAGGGACAGACATCACCTCACTCCCGGAATTCCGCCAAGCCGACGTTATCCACCTGCATTGGGTCAACCAGGGAATGCTCTCGCTGAAAGATATACGGAAAATACTCACTTCCGGCAAACCTGTGGTATGGACCATGCACGATATGTGGCCATGTACCGGTATCTGCCACTACGCACGGGAATGCAAGAACTATCAGCAGGAATGTCACGACTGCCCTTACATCTACAAAGGCGGCGGCCGGAAAGATTTATCTTACCGCACTTTCCGCAAAAAACAAAAGTTATACAACTACGCTCCCATCCATTTCGTCACATGCAGTCAATGGCTGAAGGAACAAGCCCGGACCAGCGCATTGTTCGAAGGGAAAAGCGTCACCAATATTCCGAACGCTATTAATACCAACCTGTTCAAACCCATGAACAAAAAAGAAGCACGTGCCAAGTTCATGTTGCCGGAAGGTAAGAAACTGGTTTTGTTCGGCTCGTTAAAGATCACCGACAAACGAAAAGGAGTCGACTATCTCATTGAAGCCTGCAAACTGCTGGCAGAAAAGCATCCGGAATGGAAAGAGTCATTGGGGGTAGTCGTATTCGGCAACCAGTCACAGCAATTACAGGAACAACTTCCTTTCCATGTCTACCCGCTCCCTTACATCAAAAATGAGCATGAGGTGGTAAATATCTACAATGCCGTAGACCTCTTCGCCATCCCGTCTCTGGAAGAGAATCTTCCTAACATGATTATGGAGGCAATGGCATGCGGAGTACCTTGTGTCGGCTTTAACGTAGGAGGTATCCCCGAAATGATCGACCATCTGCACAATGGTTACGTGGCACAATACAAATCTTCGGAAGATTTTGCCAATGGTATACATTGGATATTGACGGAACCGGAATACGATGAACTCTCCGCACAAGCCTGCCGCAAGGTCTTGGGCAATTATTCGGAGAGCATCGTCGCAAAAAAATATACAGATGTCTACAATAAAATAACAGGGAAATATGCATAG
- a CDS encoding SGNH/GDSL hydrolase family protein, giving the protein MKSKLLLTCTILFFCSSFLCGQNQTSKVANSAETNNGAVRHPWQGKRVGYLGDSITDPNCYGDKIKKYWDFLQEWLGITPYVYGISGRQWNDVPRQAEKLKQEHGGEVDAILILMGTNDFNDGVPIGEWFTETEEQVMAARGQTKKLETRKKRTPIMDENTYKGRINIGINRLKQLFPDKQIVLLTPLHRSQADFGEKNVQPDENYQNSCGEYVDAYVQAVKEAGNVWGVPVIDFNAVTGLNPMVEEQLLYFYDAGYDRLHPSTKGQIRMARTLMYQLLALPATF; this is encoded by the coding sequence ATGAAAAGCAAATTATTACTCACATGTACCATTCTGTTTTTCTGTTCCTCTTTTCTGTGCGGACAGAATCAAACATCTAAAGTTGCAAACTCTGCTGAAACGAATAATGGAGCTGTCCGGCATCCGTGGCAAGGAAAAAGAGTGGGATATTTGGGAGACTCTATTACAGATCCCAACTGCTATGGTGACAAGATAAAGAAATACTGGGATTTCCTGCAGGAATGGCTGGGGATTACTCCTTATGTATATGGTATCAGCGGCAGACAATGGAATGATGTGCCCCGCCAGGCTGAGAAACTGAAGCAGGAACACGGGGGAGAAGTGGATGCTATCTTGATTCTGATGGGTACGAATGATTTTAATGACGGTGTGCCTATCGGAGAGTGGTTTACGGAAACAGAAGAACAGGTGATGGCAGCCCGTGGACAGACCAAAAAGCTGGAAACCCGCAAGAAACGTACGCCTATAATGGATGAAAACACGTATAAAGGACGTATCAACATAGGAATCAACAGACTGAAACAACTGTTCCCGGATAAGCAGATTGTACTATTAACTCCGTTGCACCGCTCCCAGGCGGATTTTGGAGAGAAGAACGTGCAACCGGATGAAAACTATCAGAATAGTTGTGGTGAATATGTGGATGCCTACGTACAGGCTGTCAAGGAGGCCGGTAATGTGTGGGGAGTGCCCGTGATTGATTTTAATGCGGTAACCGGGCTGAATCCGATGGTGGAAGAACAACTGCTTTACTTCTACGACGCAGGGTATGACCGTTTACATCCCAGTACAAAAGGACAGATACGTATGGCACGTACGCTGATGTATCAATTGCTTGCGCTGCCCGCAACATTTTAA
- a CDS encoding class I SAM-dependent methyltransferase, which yields MSNELKTIHEFDFTLICNYFKGLKRQGPGSPEVTQKALSFTNELSDKARIADIGCGTGGQTMTLANYTKGQITGIDLFPDFIEIFNRNAIEAHCEDRVKGIVGSMDALPFQKEELDLIWSEGAIYNIGFERGMNEWNKFLKKNGFIAVTEASWFTPERPSEIDDFWMANYPEIDTIPRKIAQMEKAGYIPTAHFILPENCWTEHFYAPQFPVQEAFLKKYAGNEAAADLIAGQRHEESLYNKYKEYYGYVFYIGQKRD from the coding sequence ATGAGTAACGAATTAAAAACAATCCACGAATTCGATTTCACACTGATATGCAATTACTTCAAAGGACTAAAACGCCAAGGTCCGGGAAGCCCTGAAGTCACACAAAAAGCTCTAAGTTTCACCAACGAACTGTCTGACAAAGCTAGAATAGCCGATATTGGCTGCGGCACAGGCGGACAGACAATGACATTGGCCAACTATACGAAAGGACAAATCACAGGTATCGACCTTTTCCCCGATTTCATCGAAATATTCAACAGAAACGCAATAGAAGCCCATTGCGAAGACAGAGTAAAAGGTATCGTCGGCTCTATGGACGCTTTGCCGTTTCAAAAGGAAGAACTCGATCTGATCTGGTCCGAAGGAGCTATCTATAATATAGGATTCGAACGCGGCATGAATGAATGGAACAAGTTCCTGAAGAAGAACGGATTCATCGCTGTAACGGAAGCATCCTGGTTCACCCCGGAACGCCCCTCCGAAATAGACGACTTCTGGATGGCTAATTACCCGGAAATCGATACGATTCCGAGAAAAATAGCGCAAATGGAAAAAGCCGGATATATCCCGACAGCCCATTTCATCTTACCGGAAAATTGCTGGACCGAGCATTTCTATGCTCCCCAATTCCCGGTTCAGGAAGCCTTTCTGAAGAAGTATGCGGGAAATGAAGCTGCCGCAGACCTCATCGCCGGTCAACGGCACGAAGAGAGCCTATATAATAAGTATAAAGAATACTACGGCTATGTATTCTATATAGGACAGAAAAGAGATTGA